A genomic region of Salvelinus alpinus chromosome 12, SLU_Salpinus.1, whole genome shotgun sequence contains the following coding sequences:
- the suox gene encoding sulfite oxidase, mitochondrial isoform X2, with protein sequence MLLLRHCRGLTRVDLFKTQRVQLLQGAALPVAVCAGSLCARWGSSHGGHKSGQYQRSHGPNWRHALAGLLAGTGAVLAYGLHHSQTEQAATTIVQPIAPASSLPIYTQDEVTKHRSVEEGVWVTYKSSVYDITEFVSMHPGGDKILLAAGGALEPFWALYAVHSQDHVLEILSEYKVGELSAEDRRKQQSVKSTDPYSTDPERHPALRINSLKPFNAEPPPEILSDNYITPSAIFFKRNHLPVPQVDPKSYRLQVEGVSGGAPLSLSLEELKTRFPKHTVTATLQCAGNRRSEMNKVKQVKGLNWGIAAISNATWSGARLKDVLLAAGYRPEVAQQTSHVQFEGLDSDVTGTTYGASIPLNKAVSEEGDVLLAYQMNGEDLPADHGYPVRVVVPGTVGARNVKWLGKIIVSDEESSSHWQQNDYKGFSPATDWDTVDFKSAPAIQELPVQSAITQPAEGAVVERSAEEVTVKGYAWSGGGREVVRVDVSLDGGRTWQVAQLQSSEKGQVPAPSPPPGRAWAWKLWELTAPLPPAAQELEIVCKAVDNSYNMQPDSVAPIWNLRGVLSNAWHRVKVTVKEDEEEQKLL encoded by the exons ATGCTGCTCCTCAGACACTGTCGAGGCCTAACCAGAGTAGACCTTTTCAAGACTCAAAG GGTGCAGTTGTTGCAGGGTGCGGCTCTTCCTGTGGCAGTGTGTGCGGGCAGCCTCTGTGCACGCTGGGGCAGCAGTCATGGGGGGCATAAGTCAGGGCAGTATCAACGCAGCCATGGCCCCAACTGGAGACACGCCCTGGCAGGGCTGCTGGCTGGGACAGGGGCTGTACTGGCCTATGGCCTCCACCACAGCCAG ACTGAGCAGGCAGCCACCACTATAGTCCAGCCCATAGCCCCAGCCTCCTCTCTGCCCATCTACACCCAGGACGAGGTCACCAAACACCGCTCTGTTGAGGAGGGCGTCTGGGTCACCTACAAGAGCAGTGTCTATGACATCACAGAGTTTGTGTCCATGCACCCTGGTGGTGATAAGATCCTGCTAGCAGCAGGTGGGGCTCTGGAGCCCTTCTGGGCGCTGTACGCCGTTCACAGCCAAGACCACGTGCTGGAGATCCTGTCTGAGTATAAG gtggGTGAGCTGAGTGCGGAGGACCGGCGGAAGCAACAAAGCGTGAAATCCACGGACCCCTACTCCACCGACCCGGAGCGGCACCCTGCCCTGCGCATCAACAGCCTCAAGCCCTTCAATGCCGAGCCCCCACCCGAAATCCTCTCCGACAACTACATCACCCCTTCAGCCATCTTCTTTAAGAGGAACCACCTGCCAGTGCCACAAGTGGACCCGAAATCCTACCGGCTGCAGGTGGAGGGTGTGTCTGGTGGAGCACCTCTGAGCCTCTCTCTAGAGGAGCTGAAGACACGCTTCCCCAAACACACAGTCACGGCCACGCTGCAGTGTGCTGGCAACCGCCGCTCAGAGATGAACAAAGTCAAGCAGGTGAAGGGGCTCAATTGGGGCATAGCTGCGATAAGTAATGCTACGTGGAGCGGCGCCAGGCTGAAGGATGTGCTGCTGGCAGCTGGCTACAGGCCAGAGGTGGCCCAGCAGACATCCCACGTTCAATTTGAAGGCCTTGACAGTGACGTGACCGGCACCACCTACGGGGCATCTATCCCGCTCAACAAGGCGGTCAGTGAAGAGGGCGACGTGCTGCTGGCATACCAGATGAATGGAGAAGACCTACCTGCTGACCACGGCTATCCCGTACGGGTGGTGGTGCCGGGAACGGTGGGCGCCCGCAATGTCAAGTGGCTGGGAAAGATCATAGTGAGTGATGAGGAGAGCAGCAGCCACTGGCAGCAGAATGACTACAAGGGCTTCTCCCCTGCCACTGACTGGGACACGGTGGACTTCAAGTCGGCCCCAGCCATCCAGGAGCTGCCCGTCCAGTCGGCCATCACCCAGCCAGCGGAGGGAGCCGTGGTGGAACGCAGCGCAGAGGAGGTGACGGTGAAGGGCTACGCTTGGAGCGGGGGCGGCCGGGAGGTTGTGCGTGTCGATGTGTCTCTGGATGGGGGGCGGACCTGGCAAGTGGCGCAGCTACAGAGCAGTGagaaggggcaggtcccggccCCCTCGCCCCCACCTGGCAGAGCCTGGGCCTGGAAGCTGTGGGAGCTGACAGCCCCACTGCCCCCCGCGGCCCAGGAACTGGAGATTGTGTGCAAGGCGGTGGACAACAGCtacaacatgcagccagactcaGTGGCACCTATCTGGAACCTGAGGGGAGTTTTGAGTAACGCCTGGCACAGGGTGAAAGTCACAGtcaaggaggatgaggaagagcagAAACTGTTGTGA
- the suox gene encoding sulfite oxidase, mitochondrial isoform X1, whose product MLLLRHCRGLTRVDLFKTQRVQLLQGAALPVAVCAGSLCARWGSSHGGHKSGQYQRSHGPNWRHALAGLLAGTGAVLAYGLHHSQLIFGCYLSSLQTEQAATTIVQPIAPASSLPIYTQDEVTKHRSVEEGVWVTYKSSVYDITEFVSMHPGGDKILLAAGGALEPFWALYAVHSQDHVLEILSEYKVGELSAEDRRKQQSVKSTDPYSTDPERHPALRINSLKPFNAEPPPEILSDNYITPSAIFFKRNHLPVPQVDPKSYRLQVEGVSGGAPLSLSLEELKTRFPKHTVTATLQCAGNRRSEMNKVKQVKGLNWGIAAISNATWSGARLKDVLLAAGYRPEVAQQTSHVQFEGLDSDVTGTTYGASIPLNKAVSEEGDVLLAYQMNGEDLPADHGYPVRVVVPGTVGARNVKWLGKIIVSDEESSSHWQQNDYKGFSPATDWDTVDFKSAPAIQELPVQSAITQPAEGAVVERSAEEVTVKGYAWSGGGREVVRVDVSLDGGRTWQVAQLQSSEKGQVPAPSPPPGRAWAWKLWELTAPLPPAAQELEIVCKAVDNSYNMQPDSVAPIWNLRGVLSNAWHRVKVTVKEDEEEQKLL is encoded by the exons ATGCTGCTCCTCAGACACTGTCGAGGCCTAACCAGAGTAGACCTTTTCAAGACTCAAAG GGTGCAGTTGTTGCAGGGTGCGGCTCTTCCTGTGGCAGTGTGTGCGGGCAGCCTCTGTGCACGCTGGGGCAGCAGTCATGGGGGGCATAAGTCAGGGCAGTATCAACGCAGCCATGGCCCCAACTGGAGACACGCCCTGGCAGGGCTGCTGGCTGGGACAGGGGCTGTACTGGCCTATGGCCTCCACCACAGCCAG CTGATATTTGGCTGTTATTTGTCTTCTCTCCAGACTGAGCAGGCAGCCACCACTATAGTCCAGCCCATAGCCCCAGCCTCCTCTCTGCCCATCTACACCCAGGACGAGGTCACCAAACACCGCTCTGTTGAGGAGGGCGTCTGGGTCACCTACAAGAGCAGTGTCTATGACATCACAGAGTTTGTGTCCATGCACCCTGGTGGTGATAAGATCCTGCTAGCAGCAGGTGGGGCTCTGGAGCCCTTCTGGGCGCTGTACGCCGTTCACAGCCAAGACCACGTGCTGGAGATCCTGTCTGAGTATAAG gtggGTGAGCTGAGTGCGGAGGACCGGCGGAAGCAACAAAGCGTGAAATCCACGGACCCCTACTCCACCGACCCGGAGCGGCACCCTGCCCTGCGCATCAACAGCCTCAAGCCCTTCAATGCCGAGCCCCCACCCGAAATCCTCTCCGACAACTACATCACCCCTTCAGCCATCTTCTTTAAGAGGAACCACCTGCCAGTGCCACAAGTGGACCCGAAATCCTACCGGCTGCAGGTGGAGGGTGTGTCTGGTGGAGCACCTCTGAGCCTCTCTCTAGAGGAGCTGAAGACACGCTTCCCCAAACACACAGTCACGGCCACGCTGCAGTGTGCTGGCAACCGCCGCTCAGAGATGAACAAAGTCAAGCAGGTGAAGGGGCTCAATTGGGGCATAGCTGCGATAAGTAATGCTACGTGGAGCGGCGCCAGGCTGAAGGATGTGCTGCTGGCAGCTGGCTACAGGCCAGAGGTGGCCCAGCAGACATCCCACGTTCAATTTGAAGGCCTTGACAGTGACGTGACCGGCACCACCTACGGGGCATCTATCCCGCTCAACAAGGCGGTCAGTGAAGAGGGCGACGTGCTGCTGGCATACCAGATGAATGGAGAAGACCTACCTGCTGACCACGGCTATCCCGTACGGGTGGTGGTGCCGGGAACGGTGGGCGCCCGCAATGTCAAGTGGCTGGGAAAGATCATAGTGAGTGATGAGGAGAGCAGCAGCCACTGGCAGCAGAATGACTACAAGGGCTTCTCCCCTGCCACTGACTGGGACACGGTGGACTTCAAGTCGGCCCCAGCCATCCAGGAGCTGCCCGTCCAGTCGGCCATCACCCAGCCAGCGGAGGGAGCCGTGGTGGAACGCAGCGCAGAGGAGGTGACGGTGAAGGGCTACGCTTGGAGCGGGGGCGGCCGGGAGGTTGTGCGTGTCGATGTGTCTCTGGATGGGGGGCGGACCTGGCAAGTGGCGCAGCTACAGAGCAGTGagaaggggcaggtcccggccCCCTCGCCCCCACCTGGCAGAGCCTGGGCCTGGAAGCTGTGGGAGCTGACAGCCCCACTGCCCCCCGCGGCCCAGGAACTGGAGATTGTGTGCAAGGCGGTGGACAACAGCtacaacatgcagccagactcaGTGGCACCTATCTGGAACCTGAGGGGAGTTTTGAGTAACGCCTGGCACAGGGTGAAAGTCACAGtcaaggaggatgaggaagagcagAAACTGTTGTGA